A single region of the Bacteroidota bacterium genome encodes:
- a CDS encoding T9SS type A sorting domain-containing protein, with the protein MKNFVLVLLCIALPVVMVAQTDTVNVPSDQGDGGNLNTAVANVINADPTGVQLSNTVFKLETGGFYILSGAITTPPHSHLYIVAPAPGTSQATSLPQIVWTTSGGVTTTYNFDCHGDLTMKNIWILEGNITGAQVGSSIVIEDDTLHNTNGAGEHLDMDGCIIDYMPIGNGGGAIEPSCQHFRGHISNTYFRNMTDNHYRYYGRPVSWTYQSTTWHTDTLTFENCTIANAGYAYMQESPCYGDYVSFNHCTFLNTMMYTLESSYWWWLSVTNCVFQNIFMFGDTPSGDGTGMVPNGGVINIDSASGFSALTPPIPFTDDPTAGAALQRHIVVANCSYGYDQWFYDFLAHNPYNDTASEVNKIHIMPMMSGKTYQFFGGKDSAGHKLFPYMNAWNLYPFDTATTTYNRVTSYNAAYDAGFVLEPTNIDSIKGFLIGRWQTGANVSWAYDPQSDVTQAWPLNEDLSYGNSTFMSAAIGGLPLGDLFHWWPAKYTQWAAQAASEHATIAGWLNGTGITAVKAQPSTVPGKFDLAQNYPNPFNPTTTINYSVPQSGFVTLKVYNLLGQEVATLFSGTQQPGNHTAVFDGSKLSSGVYFYRLEANSSSLTKKLVLMK; encoded by the coding sequence ATGAAAAACTTTGTTTTGGTTTTGTTGTGTATAGCGTTGCCGGTTGTGATGGTGGCGCAGACCGATACGGTCAATGTGCCGAGCGACCAGGGGGACGGAGGCAACCTTAATACTGCCGTTGCCAACGTCATTAATGCAGACCCCACCGGCGTGCAGCTCTCCAACACGGTGTTCAAACTGGAGACGGGCGGATTTTATATTCTTTCAGGAGCGATTACGACTCCTCCTCATTCCCATCTTTATATCGTGGCACCGGCACCCGGCACCTCGCAGGCAACTTCGCTTCCGCAGATCGTTTGGACCACCAGCGGCGGCGTGACGACAACATACAACTTTGACTGCCATGGCGATCTGACGATGAAGAATATCTGGATTCTTGAGGGGAACATCACCGGCGCTCAGGTTGGGTCGAGCATCGTTATCGAGGACGACACGCTCCATAACACGAACGGGGCGGGGGAGCATTTGGACATGGACGGCTGCATCATCGATTATATGCCGATCGGTAACGGCGGCGGCGCCATTGAGCCGTCGTGCCAGCATTTCCGGGGACATATCTCCAACACGTATTTCCGGAACATGACCGATAACCACTATCGGTATTATGGCAGGCCGGTTTCTTGGACGTACCAGAGCACAACATGGCATACCGACACCTTGACCTTCGAGAATTGCACGATTGCAAACGCGGGCTATGCGTATATGCAGGAATCGCCTTGCTACGGCGATTATGTCTCGTTCAATCACTGTACTTTTTTGAACACGATGATGTACACGCTCGAGTCGTCGTACTGGTGGTGGCTGTCGGTCACCAATTGTGTTTTTCAGAACATCTTCATGTTTGGCGATACACCGTCGGGTGACGGGACCGGCATGGTCCCGAACGGCGGCGTCATTAACATCGACAGCGCTTCGGGGTTCAGTGCGTTGACCCCCCCCATTCCATTTACCGACGATCCGACAGCCGGCGCGGCGTTGCAGCGTCACATCGTCGTTGCCAACTGCAGCTATGGCTATGACCAGTGGTTTTACGACTTCCTCGCTCACAATCCATACAACGACACCGCCAGTGAAGTCAACAAAATCCACATCATGCCAATGATGAGCGGAAAGACATACCAATTCTTTGGAGGCAAGGATTCCGCCGGCCATAAGCTCTTTCCGTATATGAACGCCTGGAACCTGTATCCGTTTGATACAGCGACAACCACCTATAATCGCGTAACCTCGTACAACGCTGCTTACGACGCGGGTTTTGTACTGGAACCGACGAATATCGACAGCATCAAAGGTTTTTTGATCGGCCGATGGCAGACGGGAGCAAATGTCAGCTGGGCGTATGACCCTCAATCGGATGTCACACAAGCCTGGCCGCTGAACGAAGACCTCTCGTACGGTAACTCCACATTCATGTCTGCCGCTATTGGAGGATTGCCGTTGGGCGATCTGTTCCATTGGTGGCCGGCGAAATACACGCAATGGGCTGCTCAGGCCGCATCGGAACATGCCACGATCGCCGGATGGCTTAACGGGACGGGCATTACCGCAGTGAAGGCTCAGCCATCGACGGTTCCGGGAAAGTTCGATCTCGCGCAGAACTATCCTAACCCGTTCAACCCGACGACGACGATCAACTACTCTGTGCCCCAGAGCGGTTTCGTGACCCTCAAAGTCTACAACCTGCTCGGACAGGAAGTTGCAACATTGTTCTCGGGCACTCAGCAGCCGGGAAATCACACGGCGGTGTTCGACGGCAGCAAGCTTTCCAGCGGCGTCTACTTCTACCGCCTGGAAGCGAACAGCAGTTCATTGACCAAGAAACTGGTTCTCATGAAATAA
- a CDS encoding FG-GAP-like repeat-containing protein, translating to MKRFVQLLTAVTALLVLGLSISSAQEVTYVPATFPAPAVNAANGGFAWGDLNGDGYLDVFTPSTSITLNNAGTSFAAAASTMTANLPLNTNDVGALLADFNGDGVLDLFTTNGGTPSSGLYYNNAGVFTAATGTGDLGTAGLSGEVFQGLAAAPIDHSNYLSVAWPGTFTPIGASGPGSNNQVPAPAGGIWLLKGGPTGFTNIGKGATPANAGIDTSRSFESWDVRFLDANNDGYMDLLMPSFRQGFSKVDTGTFNTARKGCVLYLNDGTGKFYVPTSATIPGNPTIYALDSIKVNVAGTMDSVEYASVHADTGIIVDDTVRHFGAIGEQWGDLNNDGIEDLILNGLNANDNRDGNDSLKADVILYGKGDGTFTYKWDGVHVATWNGLTQNTAQRAMSIGDYNNDGWADIFTCATFGPQYLYHNNGNGTFTNVATNDALGTNGARAGQFVDYNNDGFLDIFMFIGGTVTLEKNNGNTNHWIAFTPIGTGNNMSAIGARFTVYTAGTKQIRDIKAEGGSAGMGGTLRANFGIGANTKVDSVNVRWPDGTSHTYVTGAANNTLAVNKYYTIQEGSVVPGTPTTGRPSWAAGDSSLTSTDTLNWTAGATGTGTTTYTVQVATNASFGNIVKTVTGVTATNTIVRLGLSTKYYWRVQEFDNQLPSPFSAIDSFRTKVVPDSVTPTQLLPVNNYKAAPSVGAKLVVSYVGTASTYHFQLRSDSATGFTKTTGFIVNDSTSDFDTTWTVASALTPSKTYYWRVRGYNPAGSSVFSPVDSFTVMYVPATPVLAYPTHDVPNVTTNPTFKWNRVAGDSFYVVQFWTSSSSGLLTTTDTVHHDSSLAVAGLQNRAKYYWRVMAYNQGGASAFTAVDSFTTVTELPIAPTLVSPKSTTGENRFTKFVWLTTPNSTSYHLQVATASSFSTIIVDMDLVDTSVVITDTLAANSRYYWRVSAVNAGGEGPFSGTSTYQTGTLLLVDENGGGIPRVYALNQNYPNPFNPSTNISYDIPKAAYVNVEIFDVLGRRVVSLVDGVQAPNHYVMQWNASNVSSGMYFLRIRAKSQDGSGEFNAVKKLMLMK from the coding sequence ATGAAAAGGTTTGTACAGCTACTCACGGCTGTCACAGCGCTTCTCGTGCTTGGACTCAGTATCTCAAGCGCACAGGAAGTGACATATGTACCGGCAACGTTCCCCGCACCGGCTGTCAACGCGGCGAACGGCGGTTTTGCCTGGGGCGATCTCAACGGAGACGGATATCTTGATGTCTTCACTCCGTCGACGAGTATCACCCTCAATAACGCCGGCACATCGTTTGCCGCTGCGGCATCAACGATGACGGCAAATCTTCCGCTGAACACCAACGACGTCGGCGCGCTGTTGGCCGATTTCAACGGCGACGGAGTCCTCGACCTGTTCACGACGAACGGCGGAACGCCGAGCAGCGGACTTTACTATAACAACGCCGGGGTATTTACGGCGGCAACAGGAACCGGCGACCTTGGTACGGCTGGACTTTCCGGCGAGGTTTTCCAGGGACTTGCGGCGGCGCCTATCGATCACAGCAATTACCTCAGCGTTGCATGGCCTGGAACATTTACGCCGATCGGCGCCTCTGGTCCTGGCAGCAATAATCAGGTACCGGCCCCCGCAGGCGGAATTTGGCTGCTTAAAGGCGGTCCGACCGGCTTCACGAATATCGGTAAGGGAGCGACTCCCGCTAATGCCGGCATAGATACGAGCCGTTCATTTGAATCCTGGGACGTCCGTTTCCTCGACGCTAATAACGACGGCTACATGGATTTGTTAATGCCGAGTTTCCGGCAAGGATTTTCCAAAGTGGATACCGGTACGTTTAACACTGCTCGAAAAGGATGCGTCCTGTATCTAAATGATGGAACCGGGAAGTTTTATGTTCCCACGAGCGCGACGATCCCCGGTAACCCGACGATCTACGCTCTCGACTCCATAAAAGTTAATGTGGCTGGCACCATGGACAGCGTTGAATATGCCAGCGTTCACGCGGACACCGGAATCATCGTCGATGATACGGTTCGCCACTTTGGCGCCATCGGCGAGCAGTGGGGCGACCTTAACAACGACGGTATCGAGGACCTGATCCTGAACGGTCTCAATGCGAACGATAACAGGGACGGCAATGATAGTTTGAAGGCCGATGTTATCCTGTATGGCAAGGGAGACGGCACGTTTACATACAAGTGGGATGGAGTCCATGTTGCAACGTGGAACGGACTGACTCAGAATACGGCCCAGCGTGCGATGTCCATCGGCGACTACAATAACGACGGGTGGGCGGATATCTTTACGTGCGCGACTTTCGGCCCCCAATATCTGTACCACAACAACGGTAACGGTACATTCACGAACGTGGCAACGAACGATGCCTTGGGGACAAATGGTGCGCGGGCCGGGCAGTTTGTCGACTACAACAACGACGGCTTCCTTGACATCTTCATGTTCATCGGCGGCACCGTTACGCTGGAGAAGAACAACGGCAACACGAACCATTGGATCGCCTTCACGCCAATAGGCACGGGCAATAACATGTCGGCCATCGGTGCCAGGTTCACTGTTTACACTGCCGGAACCAAGCAAATCCGCGACATTAAAGCAGAAGGCGGTTCTGCCGGTATGGGCGGAACGCTGAGGGCCAACTTCGGTATCGGCGCGAACACGAAGGTTGATAGTGTGAATGTTCGGTGGCCGGATGGAACATCACATACCTACGTTACTGGCGCTGCGAATAATACCCTTGCAGTGAACAAATACTATACGATCCAGGAAGGATCAGTTGTTCCCGGCACCCCGACGACGGGCCGGCCTTCATGGGCTGCAGGCGACTCGTCTCTCACGTCGACCGATACCCTGAACTGGACCGCAGGCGCAACGGGCACCGGTACCACCACCTATACAGTACAGGTTGCGACGAATGCTTCGTTCGGCAATATCGTGAAGACGGTTACTGGAGTTACGGCGACAAACACCATCGTCCGACTCGGTCTCTCCACGAAGTACTACTGGCGCGTCCAGGAGTTCGACAATCAGTTACCGAGCCCCTTCTCGGCGATCGACAGCTTCCGTACGAAAGTTGTCCCCGATTCGGTAACGCCGACGCAGTTACTGCCCGTGAACAATTACAAGGCAGCTCCTTCTGTCGGTGCGAAACTGGTCGTCAGCTATGTAGGAACGGCCTCGACGTATCATTTCCAACTCAGGTCAGACTCGGCTACCGGATTCACAAAGACCACCGGATTCATTGTCAACGACTCGACCAGCGATTTCGATACAACCTGGACGGTTGCGAGCGCGTTGACCCCAAGCAAGACCTACTACTGGCGTGTGCGGGGATACAACCCGGCTGGGTCGTCGGTCTTCTCGCCGGTCGATTCGTTCACTGTGATGTACGTGCCTGCGACACCGGTGCTGGCTTATCCGACACATGATGTGCCGAACGTGACGACGAACCCGACGTTCAAGTGGAACAGGGTGGCCGGCGACAGCTTCTATGTCGTCCAATTCTGGACCTCGAGCTCATCGGGTCTGTTGACCACCACCGACACCGTGCACCACGACTCATCGCTGGCGGTAGCCGGACTGCAGAACCGTGCAAAATACTACTGGCGCGTGATGGCCTACAACCAGGGGGGCGCGAGTGCCTTCACAGCGGTCGATTCGTTCACGACAGTGACCGAGCTTCCGATCGCCCCGACGCTCGTTTCTCCGAAGAGCACCACTGGTGAGAACAGGTTCACGAAGTTCGTCTGGCTGACGACGCCGAACTCGACGTCGTATCACCTGCAGGTGGCGACCGCTTCATCCTTCTCCACGATCATCGTGGATATGGATCTTGTCGACACCTCGGTGGTGATTACCGATACGCTGGCGGCCAACTCGCGGTATTACTGGCGTGTGAGCGCAGTGAATGCCGGCGGCGAGGGACCGTTCTCCGGTACCTCGACATACCAGACGGGAACGCTATTGCTCGTCGATGAAAACGGCGGCGGCATTCCCAGGGTCTACGCGTTGAACCAGAACTATCCCAACCCGTTCAACCCGTCGACGAACATCAGCTACGACATTCCGAAAGCTGCCTACGTCAACGTCGAAATTTTTGACGTCCTCGGACGCCGTGTGGTCTCCCTCGTCGATGGAGTCCAGGCGCCGAATCACTATGTGATGCAGTGGAATGCATCTAACGTGAGCAGCGGAATGTACTTCCTCCGCATCCGGGCGAAGAGCCAGGATGGGTCGGGAGAATTTAACGCTGTGAAGAAACTGATGTTGATGAAGTAA